The Syngnathus acus chromosome 2, fSynAcu1.2, whole genome shotgun sequence genomic interval TGGTTGTGCGCTGAAAATAAACCATCAGCCACCCACCAGTGTGACACAAGTCCAGATGGATTTCTTTGTACTTAATGTCCCTCAATATCTCTCAAGTCGGCATTAAATTTAGACACAAGTGTACTTAGAGCTggtggtgatttttttttttaggttgtatttgtatttaaatgttccTCCCACAAATGAGTTGAGCATGCTGCACTAGACCAGTTTTCCTTCGATTGTCACATTCCTAAAATAATGGCCAGGATCTCTTTTTTTATACactgaaccgcttatcctcataAAGTTGCGCGTCTCTGGGTGAGTAGAATACACTCTGAACTGGTCGTCAGCCAATCGCAGTGCACAAATGGCACCATTGGTCAGTTAacttgtcaatcaatcagtttTCCGTGTTTTATTTCCGTGTTGATATCCATCGTCGCTCACGTCCCTGCCCATGCGCGTAATTGCGAATTTTGGATACTTTGTAGCGTTCCCTTCTTGATTGCGGAGCTAAATGGCTAATGAACGtcgtgatgatgatgaaggtcCTCGCAAAAGGAAGGCCGTTTTTGACGTCTTTGAGAAATATGGCGCTCATGCATGCGAGTGTGGAGGCGTTTCTTGAGATGTCTGGGGAGGAGGGACCTACGCATGCGCAGTATTCAAAAACGGACTTAAATTTTCATTGTTTCCTGATATTTATTTAAGTTTCATCAAGCAGTGgcgagaaaaaaagcaaacaaaaagggCCTTAAATTTAATGGGGACTAAATCCAATATTATGATTGCATAATTTGGAGTTTGCCCTCACATCCACTTGCTTAAAATATGAAGTGAGGCATGAGAAGTAATTCAAGTAAACCGTGTTTCGTCCCAGCACATGACCTCACCTCATTTTAAGTATAACTGGCACAGTGAATGACAGAAGTCACTGTAACATCTTTATTTGGGTTCCCAATACACAAATTGAAGAGGAGTCTGCTTTATATTCCAAGAGACAGCAAAGGCATTGACCAACAACTTTAAATGTTAACTGCAGTCCTATTTACACCATCTTGTAACAGACACTGTATTTTCAGACAATTCCATGTATCACAAACCATGGAGGGTGGTGTGATTCGCAGTACAATCAAAAGGCCTCTTGCAATTTCAGTCGATGGAGCAGAAATGCACTTTTCACAGACTTCAATCAACTTCAATCGTGGATCTAAACTGGGCCTGCCCGTGGAGCTCAGGTGCTGCTGTTGGGCGatttaaaccaaaaaaaaaaaaaataactacaaCAGAAATAGAGCAGACTGTGCCCCAGGGAGGTACCAAGGTTCTATATATTGAATGAGGCGGTGAGTCTCCAACACAAGCAGGTACTGAAACCCAAAGATTTGATCTTATATTAAAAAAGTTCATGACCTGAGATTTTTAGTGGAACattggataaaaaaacaacaacaaattaaTTGTGTAAACTGATATGATGGCTGCAAGCACTAGCTATGCGGCTTCCCTTTGTTTTAAAACTTCAAACATGCACATTAAattcataaaatgaaaatctcAAATTGAACATGTCTGCCACACAAAGCTTGATGCATAATGCTGTTACATTAGACAGCTTCACAAGAATCATCAGCAGTGTGGGTGACGAGAAATCCATATAActtaagacaaataaaatctttttttcatttcattttcttttttaaaagtctATTCAATGTGGTAATACAGTCGCGTGGACAACACTGGAGGTTATAAGTTCATTCCTTGGGCACTTAGTAAAGAGTCCAGCATGTCAAAAGTGTCTTTGTAGTCGGTGTGTTGGCCGTTAGCTGTTAACAGGCCATTGGTACCATCGTGGCCGTGATGCTCAATCATCCTCTGGCTGCTATCCGAGTAGTGGGCAGAGCTGATGGCCGCCTTCGAGCTCCTGCTGCTCTTGGACGAGTGatggcggtggtggtggtggcctCCATCAGGGTGAGGCCTCTTTCGAGAAGAGCCAGAACCACAGTCACCGGCGTGGCTGCTCGGAGGTCGCTGGGATGCCGAGGCGACGTCCGCCCGGCAATTGGCGCTGAGGGAATACGGGTGGGAGTGAGCGTGTTTGGAGTGGCGGTGGCTCGTGTGCTCCTTGTGCTTGTCCTTGCTCTGATCAGAGCCACCGTGACGCTCTGATGAAACTTTGATCCTCATCTTTAGCTCCTCGCTAGTGGCCGAGCCGTTTTCCGCGAAAGAACTGGGCGCTCGAGTCTTTTTGGAGCTCAATTTCTCTCGTCTAGCATCGCCCGACTGGCCACCCGGTAGTGTCTGACAGCGCTTCTTGTGATGATGCGAGGCAGCAGAAGGAGGTGGCGTGTACATGTCTGTTCCAGCCTCCTCCTTGACGCCATTCTGCAGAGCCAGCTCCGCCGCATGTTTCTCTCTGTACTTTTCTAGAGTTAACACTTTCTGCGGCCGCAAAAATGGTGCCGCATTTGCCGTCAGCTGCTGGGGTTTACCAGCAGAGCCACCGGACGTTTTGTGTTCGTGTTTCAACAAGGTGAAGTCCGAATGGGGGGGCTGCGAGAATGAGTCACTGAGCGGCTGGTAGGAGGCATAGGAGCCTGTCATGGCAGCGAGGGACATTTCTGCAGAGTCTGAGGTGGAGGGGAAGAAGGAGCCGGAGACACCAGGAAGGCTGTCTAATGATCCCCCCTGGAATACACCGTCCACAGCAGGACCTTCCGTCTTTGGCTTCTTAGCAGCTTGAATGGCCTGGAAGCAAACAAATCAATATGACGCAAAAGAAACCTGGAGCTAAAGATGTTTGGCAAACATCACATACCCTCCAGTTGCGTATTCTCTTCAGCCTGCTGGGCGTCTTCTCCAGGATCTGAAGAAACTCGTGCGTGAGctctgcaaacacaaacagtggGATCAGGACCCGGCTCCTGGACAAACCATTATGAGAACGGAGCGGCGCCTTCACCGTCCAGCAGCTGCAGCGTCACCGTGCGGTCCACATACTCCCACCAGTGCTTGCCGTCGGTCGACACGGGGATCTCCCAGTTGGACCACTTACACGCCAGGTGGATACAGACGCAGGCAACCACAGTGGGACGATACTGCAGGCAGAACGTGGTGAGGTGCAAACTGTAGGGAAAGACGACAACAGCAAGGAGAAGAGACAAAGGTCAGCACACAGCGCTTTTAAAAGACCACATATTCAATCAGAGCAATACAGCTTTCCACCAAACAGAACGCTTCAGTTTGGCATACTCAGTCGGGGCTTGTGTCCATTTCACAGGGTGTAGTATGCCAATCAATAACTAGCTTCGTGCTACACAACCATATCTACAGATTGtcaatatttacaaattttaaaaatggggGTGAAAGTGTACTGAAGTAAACCAAACTGTGCTGTTTTGATTGAAAAACTCTACATCACATACACAGGCCCTCACCTCAAACATTAAAATACGTTGCTCAGTGCAAGTACCTTTGTGGCCTTAGATTTTGACttaaaaaaggggggaaagctcaatgttaaaacaaatgtttttcaagcAGTTCTTTCATTAAACAAATCCACGGACATTTGTTGGCCCGGAACTAAATATGTGGAATGCGAGGCTGTGAAACAAAAGCCTTCTCTTCCTATACCCACAATCCCAAACTCCACTGCAAACATCCTGTCAGCAAATCAGTGAGAAAGCCTCAACTGGAAAGTGGACCAAGGCACTAACacttgctgctgctcctccatATTGAGGTCTCTTGGGCAGCTGATGAGGATGCTTCTTTAGAGAGGTGTTACAGACATGTTCCACAGGGAGGAGCCCCCGGGGAAACCCCAGGACACACTGGAGAGACTATGGCTGTGTCCGAATGTCCACAGTTATCTACTCATCCGCTATATTGTCCCACATCACTAAAACTATTTTTCTCCTCGTTCCATTATCAGATGACCACCTTATGGGTCATGACCAACCGATGCAATAAGATCTATGACAATTTATTGtgaattaaagaaaaatatttaatgctcCCTGTACATTCAAACACCCCAATAAAATGGCGTGACCCCTTAACAGCGCACTAGATGGGATATAACGTGCGCATTCGGACACAGGCTacgtctcccaggtggcttcaGTACCTCCCTGAAGAGTTGGATGAAGTTGTTGGAAATGGGATAGTATGGGGATTGCCGCTTAAGCTGCTGCCCTGTAACCCGACCCCGAATAAGCAGAAGTAAACGGATAGAGGGAAGGAAATTATTAGGACATTCACCCAAGTCAAGAGCAAATTCCCAGTGAATTAAGAGCATTAGGGGTTTTTTCCCATCAACAAATGTCaatatgctgttttttttttgtcaatactCCCTTAGCGACGACAATCTTACAATACAGGACAAGAAGGACATTAGATCCAATATGTCCTAAAATCAAGACTAAAGATGGCCATTAACTCGTACTATGAGGGGCGACTTCCCACAGCATTCATTTTGTGCGTGTGCTATAAAATCAGTTTCACGTCACCTTGGAACAAAACCGAAGACCAAACGGTCTTACAAGACATTCATGCTCCTACAGAAGCCACATTCAGTTTGCAGTATAGTTTGGTGGGTATATGTTATTCAATTTGGGATTAAGAGAGAAAGTGTCCCAACAAAGGCGGTGGTGCCTATACTTCTAAAAAGGTACTCAGGCTACCATCTGAGTGTTTTTGACCTATGCACTGTGTACCAAACAATGAGAGGTAAAGGACATCACTACATTCCACGCTATGCATTCAACCCCCCTGTGCCAAAGCCCTTGTACAATACACCGCATACGGCAGCCTGGCTGGTTCTGGATTCCCAGGGTCCAGGTGCACACAGGGTGATGGACACAGGAAGGGGTCCTGCAGGACATGAAGCTATAGTGTGCCATTAAAGTGCAATAATGGGAACAGGATAATAACCTGTTGGTAGCCATGAAATAGGAAGTCTGTGCCAAATCCTTGCTTGCTGTAAAAGGAAGGAGAAAGTTGGTTTTAGAAGCCAGTTAATGGGTTGCTTGCTACAAAACAGTCATGGTCTGTGGGGGTGTCACGGTTTCACTTTCACGGACTCGTGTCCACTTAAAGAAATGAACCTTCACATGGGTCATGTAGAATTCAGTTCAAACAAGCTCCGGTGTGCTGGATCTGCTCATGCGGTTCATTTAGTTAAATGCCAATGTTATCACCCAAATGTTGGTGCGCGCCAATCAAGTGGGTCGTAAATGGCAGTCTTGGTCCATTTGCCAGCAAACTCTGGTATGGTTTGGTTAATTTGAGGTCAAAAGCGCAGAGACTAGCCTTAAAATGACATATCACCGCAACAAAATGTGAGCCCCGCACCCACAATTTCATCTTAGctggtaaaataaaaactgtgtACTGAATTGTTTGGTATTTATTAATTGTGAATTTATGCGTAGCCTTATGAGAAAAACAGTAGTTTGACCATCAGGTGAACCAGACCAAACAAATACTGTTCATAAGCCTGAAAGTCTTTATCCAATGCAGATGAATCAAAAGCCTGAAAGTCTTTATCCAATACAGTTGTGAGAGTAAGTGACAGCATTAATAACACCAGAAACTGTGACACCCCTCCTAACGTTTAAGTCACAAGTCATGCAATTGCGGAAGACAAACTCCGTTCCCAAATTTTACCTGCACTAAGAAAAACATCACCTTTATAGAACTCAACCAGaagctaaaaaaacaacaataaaaacactttACCTCGTACTAGCTGGGAGCACCTCACAACATCTGTGTGTGGATGATCTACAGTTATTTCAAAACCTGTAAACATGACGGCGAAGGGAGAGACATTAAAAAATGGAGGTTTACATTTGTCGCAGAGGAAACACATATTGCACATATCTCTTACTAAGGTTGGTCGATATGTATTGAGCCCTGTCTGGCAAcctgttcagggtgtcccctgcctactgcccgatgactgctgggataagctccagcacgcccgcgacccccatcAGGACAAGCAGAACAGATAATGGATGACTATCCATCTATGTGAACTTTCCACGCCAGCGCTGAATGAGGCTCAGGCCAACCAACCACATACCTCCTTTAAAGTTTGTTGCTAAAGCCAGCATTTGACAAGCTCATAGAGAGGGAGAAGCACGCAGGCTGTGCGATGTGATATAGGTTCACACATTGctgtattttaaatgaaattattaATCGCAAACTTTTTTGCTGACAATTATCcatgttttaattaaaatagtctCATTCCACATCCTTTAGGGTTTGTATTTTACTTTGTCTTTAAAAAGATTTGATAGTTTTCACTGAACCCATTGTAATATTCTTGTTGTACTGTTATCATCAAGATATCTGACATGGGCATGGAGgtataaaatgtattcatatcGCCCAGAGCTAGTCTGAATGTGTGAGAAACAAAGCTCACCCAGGGTTTGCAGGACGATGGTTTCCAGTATTCCAAGCTCTTGTGACTGCTGATGGAATGCCTGGAAAATGCCAAACTGTCAGACTACACAGGTCTGCTGCATGTATCATCTTCATGCTCTGTTCTAGGTTACGCATCAGAAATTTCCCTCAATGCAACAACTATCTGTTGTGAGAAAATTGATTCTCTGATGGGAACGGCTGCGATCCCCAATTATCACGAGGCACACCGATGGTAGATGGAAAATCCTCAATGAAGAGAAagtatattgaaaaaaatgttttaaaacagCTTAAACTCTGCCTCATGCTTGAATAAATCTTAAcccattaaaacattttataattatGAGCAGCTGTACCACCTGcctcaaaaatgaaatcatattTAAAACCACGTTTGCAGCACCCAGAACCAATGTTTGGCCACTTCTGTGTATCCACATGGATCGTTGTAGCTGCGGACACAATATTCCTGTAACAAATGTCCATAGACATGAAGATGCCCAGGGTGTGTCTCTGCCTGCACACTCACTTGCCCTCGCTTCTGCATTCTCTCGCAACACTTGTGTGCACATCACACCAGTCGTAGATCCCATACTACCCGATATTCTGTTAATACTTTGTGTCACTGCCATTATTCCTCACTGCTGACATGAACAGTAGCAAATGGGTTAGTCCCAAGAATTGAGCTGTTGGTTAATGTTCGACTCATCCACTAGCTTTACTGCTCACGATTGAGCAATATCGCATTACATCACCGGTACCACAAGCTTTTATTAGCAGCAATATTCAGCGGTCAATAATTTCCGTATGAAAATACGGATAATACGTA includes:
- the ccnt2b gene encoding cyclin-T2b → MAVHRGPSTKWLFTREQLENTPSRRCGIEADRELSYRQQAANLIQDIGQRLNVSQLIINTAIVYMHRFYMIHSFTKFHRNIISQTTLFLAAKVEEQPRKLEHVIKIAHACINPQEPALDTKSNAFHQQSQELGILETIVLQTLGFEITVDHPHTDVVRCSQLVRASKDLAQTSYFMATNSLHLTTFCLQYRPTVVACVCIHLACKWSNWEIPVSTDGKHWWEYVDRTVTLQLLDELTHEFLQILEKTPSRLKRIRNWRAIQAAKKPKTEGPAVDGVFQGGSLDSLPGVSGSFFPSTSDSAEMSLAAMTGSYASYQPLSDSFSQPPHSDFTLLKHEHKTSGGSAGKPQQLTANAAPFLRPQKVLTLEKYREKHAAELALQNGVKEEAGTDMYTPPPSAASHHHKKRCQTLPGGQSGDARREKLSSKKTRAPSSFAENGSATSEELKMRIKVSSERHGGSDQSKDKHKEHTSHRHSKHAHSHPYSLSANCRADVASASQRPPSSHAGDCGSGSSRKRPHPDGGHHHHRHHSSKSSRSSKAAISSAHYSDSSQRMIEHHGHDGTNGLLTANGQHTDYKDTFDMLDSLLSAQGMNL